From the genome of Amycolatopsis sp. NBC_01488, one region includes:
- a CDS encoding ABC transporter permease: MSSATLTRTPDRAKVTAWLQNYGVYLAVVVLLLFNVVFTENFLSAVNFRTQLVQAAPVCVVALGMALVIGTEGIDLSVGSVMSIAAALIPLYLGAGPLTAIIVAVIAGVVSGLFSGYLVAYLGIQPIIATLALLVGGRGLALVIAHGQLVQLHNQDFLELGTGDLLGVPIMVIIAGVLAVLAGLVVQRTTFGRHLVAVGGNRAASTLAGLPVKRVLISVYVISGALAAVAGVLATSRLAASDPSDVGLLMELSAITAVVVGGTPLTGGRVRVLGTVFGALLMQLVQATLIKHNLPDSTAQMVQAAIIVVAVYVARERSSR; the protein is encoded by the coding sequence ATGTCTAGCGCCACCCTGACCAGAACACCGGACCGCGCGAAAGTCACGGCGTGGCTGCAGAACTACGGTGTCTACCTGGCCGTCGTCGTGCTGCTGCTGTTCAACGTCGTGTTCACCGAGAACTTCCTGTCCGCGGTCAACTTCCGCACCCAGCTGGTGCAGGCGGCGCCGGTCTGCGTCGTCGCGCTCGGCATGGCGCTGGTGATCGGCACCGAGGGCATCGACCTGTCGGTCGGCTCGGTGATGTCGATCGCCGCCGCGCTCATCCCGCTCTACCTGGGCGCGGGCCCGCTGACGGCGATCATCGTCGCGGTCATCGCGGGCGTCGTGTCGGGCTTGTTCAGCGGATACCTGGTGGCCTACCTGGGCATCCAGCCGATCATCGCGACCCTGGCCTTGCTGGTCGGCGGGCGCGGGCTCGCGCTGGTGATCGCGCACGGCCAGCTCGTCCAGCTGCACAACCAGGACTTCCTGGAGCTGGGCACCGGCGACCTCCTGGGCGTGCCGATCATGGTCATCATCGCGGGCGTGCTCGCGGTGCTCGCCGGGCTGGTCGTCCAGCGCACGACGTTCGGGCGGCACCTGGTCGCGGTCGGCGGCAACCGCGCCGCCAGCACTCTGGCCGGGCTGCCGGTGAAGCGCGTGCTCATCAGCGTCTACGTCATCTCCGGGGCGCTGGCCGCGGTGGCCGGCGTGCTGGCGACGTCGCGGCTGGCCGCCAGCGACCCGAGCGACGTCGGCCTGCTCATGGAGCTGTCGGCGATCACCGCGGTCGTCGTCGGCGGCACCCCGCTGACCGGCGGCCGGGTCCGCGTGCTCGGCACCGTGTTCGGCGCCCTGCTCATGCAGCTCGTCCAGGCGACCCTGATCAAGCACAACCTGCCGGACTCCACCGCGCAGATGGTCCAGGCGGCCATCATCGTCGTCGCGGTCTACGTCGCGCGCGAGCGGAGCAGCCGATGA
- a CDS encoding ABC transporter permease translates to MTATTTQPNASGAAFAGVLQRQGAAVVLVLGVAAAWFAFPHFGTADNLRSLVLQGSFLAVIALGMTFVIISGGIDLSVGSNYALGGVLAAYGAQYGLVVAILLPLAVCSLIGLVNGLLIARTGMAPFIVTLASLLFARGLLLALTSEGSTTYKVEPGSAFLWLGQGTIFGIGVPVYLTLVLFALGGLLLRRTRFGQSVFAIGGAEQSALLMGLPVARTKISLYTLSGALAGFAGVLTAAYLQSGVTVIGVGTELDAISVVVIGGTLLTGGAGTIVGTLVGVLLRTLIQNVINQIGTLDSNYQTVVSGAFLLVVVVIQRLLARSRTR, encoded by the coding sequence ATGACCGCCACCACCACCCAGCCGAACGCGTCGGGCGCCGCGTTCGCCGGCGTCCTGCAGCGTCAGGGCGCGGCCGTCGTGCTCGTGCTCGGTGTCGCTGCCGCCTGGTTCGCGTTCCCGCACTTCGGCACCGCGGACAACCTGCGCAGCCTGGTGCTGCAAGGCTCGTTCCTCGCGGTGATCGCGCTGGGCATGACGTTCGTGATCATCTCCGGCGGCATCGACCTGTCGGTCGGTTCGAACTACGCGCTCGGCGGCGTCCTCGCCGCGTACGGCGCGCAGTACGGGCTGGTCGTCGCGATCCTCCTGCCGCTGGCGGTGTGTTCGCTGATCGGGCTGGTCAACGGCCTGCTCATCGCCCGCACCGGAATGGCGCCGTTCATCGTCACCCTGGCGTCGCTGCTGTTCGCCCGAGGACTCTTGCTGGCCCTGACGTCCGAAGGCTCGACGACGTACAAGGTGGAACCCGGCTCGGCCTTCCTCTGGCTCGGGCAGGGCACCATCTTCGGCATCGGCGTCCCGGTGTACCTGACGCTGGTGCTGTTCGCGCTCGGCGGGCTGCTGCTGCGCCGCACCCGGTTCGGCCAGTCGGTGTTCGCCATCGGCGGCGCCGAGCAGTCCGCGCTGCTCATGGGCCTTCCGGTGGCGCGCACCAAGATCAGCCTCTACACGCTCAGCGGCGCGCTGGCCGGGTTCGCCGGCGTCCTCACCGCCGCGTACCTGCAGTCCGGCGTCACGGTGATCGGCGTCGGCACCGAACTGGACGCGATCTCGGTCGTCGTCATCGGCGGCACGCTGCTCACCGGCGGCGCCGGGACGATCGTCGGCACCCTCGTCGGCGTGCTGCTGCGCACGCTGATCCAGAACGTCATCAACCAGATCGGCACCCTCGATTCCAACTACCAGACGGTGGTGAGCGGGGCCTTCCTGCTCGTCGTCGTGGTGATCCAGCGCCTGCTGGCGCGCTCCCGTACCCGCTGA